The Pseudomonadota bacterium DNA segment GGCGACGCCGAAGCGGCCAGGAGCGTGCTGCCCACGGCTCGCGCCGAATCGTCCGCCGACCCCTATTTGTCTGTCCTGGTTGGCGAGATGGCCCTGCGCGAGGGCGACCATGCACGGGCAAGGGACGCGTTCACGCGGGCCGCAGCGCTTGGGGCGGGCGCCCGTGGTCAGTGGGGCGTTGCGCGCGCCCTGGAGCTCGCCGGCGACGACGACTCCGCCCTGCTCGAGGCGCTCGAGGACACGCTCGAGGCGAGTCCGCGCCACGCCGAGGCGCGCTTGGCGCGGGCGCGCATGCACCTCGGAAAACGGCCGGAGCAGGCGGTCGAGCTGCTCCAGCAAGTCGTGGGCAGCAAGCCCGTGGGCGAAGGGTCGTTGCAAGCCGCAGCCGCGACCCGCGCGCGGGCTTTTGCCCTCATGGGTAGGGTACGCGAGCGGCAGGAAAGGCCGGATGAGGCCCACAAGCACTACGCCGACGCGCTCAAGGTCGATGCCTATCAGGTCGATGCGCTGCTCGGTTCGGGTCGCGTGCTGCTCGCGAAGCGGCACTTCGCAGACGCCCTCGCGCGTTTCGAATCGGCCCTGAGCACGGCGAAGGCCAACGGAAACCCCACCAGTCTGGACGGCCGGCCGTCCGAGATCGAGGCGGAGTTGGGTATCGGCCGGGCGCAGCTTGCGCTGGGTCGCCTGGAGCCTGCCAAGGCGAAGTTGGAGGCGCTCGCCAAGCGCCATCCCGAGGAGCCGGAGCTTCGATTGTGGTGGGGCAAGGCGCTGCGTGCGCTGGGCCAGAGCAAGCTTGCCGAGCAGCGTTTTCTCGAAGCGATCAAGCTGCAACCCAAGGCGCTCGATCCCTACCTCGAGCTGTCGCACCTCTATACCGACACCGGACGCGCGCGACGCGCCTCGATCATCCTGCAAAAAGCGCACAGGAAGGTGCCCAAGAGCGCCCGCATGCACACGAAGCTCGGACAGTCCGAGCTGCGGCGAGGCCGAATCAAGGCCGCCACGCGGCAGTTCGCACGCGCGGTTGCGCTCGATCCGCACCACGGGGAAGCACTGCTCGGCCTCGGCGTGGCGGCCCGCCGGGGGGGTCGGCTGAGCGAGGCGGCCGAGATCTTCCAGCGTCTCGAGCAGGGGCGCCACCGGCTGGCGGGTTTGGCGCGAGAGCGGGGTTTGCTGTTCGAGGCGCGCGGTGAATTCCAGCGTGCCGAGGCGAGCTACAACAAGGCGCTCGGCAGCGAGCCGGACTCCACGGAGCTGCTACTCCGTCTGGCTAGCGTGCAAGTGGCCACGGCTCGGGCCGACGACGCCGAGCGCACGCTTGGCAAGGTGCTGCGGCTGCGTCCCAATTCCGCTCCCGGCGAGTACTTGCTCGGGCGCGTCGCGCTCGCCCGTGGCAACGGGCAGGAAGCGCTGACCCACTTCGACCGGGCGCTGTCGCTCGATGCCACTGCGCCGGAGTATCATCTGTATGCCGCGCGCGCTGCCTTGCGCGTGTCGGATCTCGGGCGAGCCCACGACGAGGTGCAGCTGGCGCTCCGCCGCGACAAGCGCTACGCGGACGCCTACTTGGTGAGGGCACAGATTCGCTTGCGCGCCGGTGCCGTGAGGGACGCGCTGCGCGATGCAGCGCTCGCCTTGAAGCACAACCCCTCAGGCCATGAGGCCTACGTGACGATGGGTGACTGCTACGAGCAGCTGCGCAAGCTGAAGGAAGCCATCGGCTCCTACGAGAAGGCCCTGGCGCAGCGTCCCGAGCAAGCGTACTGGTGGTACCGGCTGGGACGGCTGCGTCTGGACAACGGAGCCCAAGCGGATGCAGCCAAAGCCCTCGCGCGTGCAACCGCTCAGGCGCAGAAGCAAACCGAAGCTCCCCCATGGTTGGCCGATGCCCATCGCATCTACGCCGAAGCGACCTACAAGAAGCAGCGGTCCACGGCTATCAAGCACTTCCGCCGCTATCTGAGACTGGCGCCTCCCTCGGCGATCGACCGCCGCGACGTGATACGGCGCTTGCGTCGTTGGGGCGTCAAGCTGGCCGACCAAGAGGTCGCCTTGCACTAGCTCTTGGTCGCAAGGTAGCGTGCGTCCAATCCATGGCGACGTCGACCGAACGCGAGCGAGCTGTCCAAGCACTGCGGGCTGTCTTTCCAGGGCGTGTTGACGTTGCCGTGGTGTTGGGTTCCGGGCTCGCTGCAGTAACCGACATGGTCCAGGACTCGGTCGCGCTGCCTTACGAACGGGTCGCCGGCATGCCGGCGACAGGGGTCTCTGGCCACCGCGGGTGTTTTGTGTTTGGGTACTGTGGCCCCTACGGCGTTGTGTTCATGCAGGGTCGCACGCACCTGTACGAGGGTCGGAGCCCCGACGAAGTCGTGTACGGCGTGCGGCTCATGCTCGAGCTTGGCGCGCGCGTGCTCGTGGTAACCAACGCGGCCGGGGGGATTCGGCGTGATCTGGATAGCGGCGAGCTCATGCTGATCGAAGATCACCTGAATCTCACGGGGTGCAGTTGCCTGGTAACCGCATGCTTGGCAACCGTCAAAAGCGAAGCGACGGCAAGCGGAGCACAGAACCTTGGCGGGCCGAACGAACGCTTCGTAGACATGATCGACGCCTACGATGTCCGGCTACGCGAAAAGATGCGGCTTTGTGCCAGCGCGCTTGGAATCGAGCTCAAGCAGGGCGTGTACGCCGGCGTACTCGGTCCGAGCTACGAGACGCCGGCCGAGGTCCGCATGCTACGAACACTGGGTGCCGATGCCGTTGGCATGAGCACGGTGCAAGAGGTCATTGCGGCGCGCCAGTGCGGCGCCTGCTGCGTGGGGCTATCGGTGATCAGCAACCCGGCGTCCGATCGTGCGAGCGCGCCGCTCAAGCACGAGGACGTTCAGTCAAGCGCCGGCCTTGCGGTGCAGCGCCTGCGCTCGCTGCTGGCGCATTGGCTGCACAGTGGGTTGTAGCGCCAGCAGGTAGTTCTTCAACTGCGCCGGCCAAGCACGAGGACGTTCAGTCAAGCAGGCTGCCCGCGGGACAGGGCACATTTCTGTGTTAGATTCCAGGCATGCCGTGCTCGCCGGATGCCGGTTGGAGACTGCTCCCATCGGAGCGGGCGTTGTGGCAGGGCAGACCCAGACCGGGCACACCGAGCTCCAGTGCCTTCAGGTGGACGGCGCTGCTCGTGCTCGCGCTGTGCGCGGTGGCTGCTTGTTTCGCTGCGCTGCTGTCGATCAGCGAGCTGCCCGGAGCACGATCGATGGCATTCACCTCGGCGTATCTGGCGCTGCTCGGCCTCGGTCTTCACTTCGTGCCGCGTTACCTCCTGCACCGGTGCGAGTACCTGCTGACCGACCGGCGTATGCTCCTGCGCCGGGGAGCACTGCGTCGCTCGCTAGAGCTGCCATCGATCACCTT contains these protein-coding regions:
- a CDS encoding tetratricopeptide repeat protein → MPAGTFGTALRGDAPAATGGRARGSEADLPAVAGASGGRVGRGGTGAGSEADLPAVARANGASPTEGGPIEGEPTVGGPTEDGRAAGSEADLPAVAGAGGMPAVAARAPGSEAGLPAVAAAPGSRTGPRSTRAGSEAGLPAVAPAARAASDAGASRQATVPVNGSANPEAVDASVPRTDSDRSLLHAANPNGPVRRPELPAARATAAPALEESVGSPGTAKSVPASGRSVSGPGDGDLPVSVAQLPAPLRAGEQPGGRRDHAAAPDLPQARSQFDLPAVLVGDSGLAQPDPPPSTSEASGAFPEPSSSPSPGPEPERASSEFDDEFMLPKPAIGWGDDESDQGADAMGFGEVQLDVGSSDIPPPRLAEGSFDGRESVPEERVSEAEGFGELNVDGREADLDLEQGAVEAELRARESAMARAERASADIQQRWVKTKRAKRALLGILALLGIIAAVGTALGFTRHGFFAVYYFERYLPAAGDSVHVASVVAEAERLAQSDTYADVQSSLQVLARQRKQTGLNRLLLSRSLLHESLYQIRFGSASANSSNAATILARLEERSGEAPGMALARLADGLARGDAEAARSVLPTARAESSADPYLSVLVGEMALREGDHARARDAFTRAAALGAGARGQWGVARALELAGDDDSALLEALEDTLEASPRHAEARLARARMHLGKRPEQAVELLQQVVGSKPVGEGSLQAAAATRARAFALMGRVRERQERPDEAHKHYADALKVDAYQVDALLGSGRVLLAKRHFADALARFESALSTAKANGNPTSLDGRPSEIEAELGIGRAQLALGRLEPAKAKLEALAKRHPEEPELRLWWGKALRALGQSKLAEQRFLEAIKLQPKALDPYLELSHLYTDTGRARRASIILQKAHRKVPKSARMHTKLGQSELRRGRIKAATRQFARAVALDPHHGEALLGLGVAARRGGRLSEAAEIFQRLEQGRHRLAGLARERGLLFEARGEFQRAEASYNKALGSEPDSTELLLRLASVQVATARADDAERTLGKVLRLRPNSAPGEYLLGRVALARGNGQEALTHFDRALSLDATAPEYHLYAARAALRVSDLGRAHDEVQLALRRDKRYADAYLVRAQIRLRAGAVRDALRDAALALKHNPSGHEAYVTMGDCYEQLRKLKEAIGSYEKALAQRPEQAYWWYRLGRLRLDNGAQADAAKALARATAQAQKQTEAPPWLADAHRIYAEATYKKQRSTAIKHFRRYLRLAPPSAIDRRDVIRRLRRWGVKLADQEVALH
- a CDS encoding purine-nucleoside phosphorylase, whose translation is MATSTERERAVQALRAVFPGRVDVAVVLGSGLAAVTDMVQDSVALPYERVAGMPATGVSGHRGCFVFGYCGPYGVVFMQGRTHLYEGRSPDEVVYGVRLMLELGARVLVVTNAAGGIRRDLDSGELMLIEDHLNLTGCSCLVTACLATVKSEATASGAQNLGGPNERFVDMIDAYDVRLREKMRLCASALGIELKQGVYAGVLGPSYETPAEVRMLRTLGADAVGMSTVQEVIAARQCGACCVGLSVISNPASDRASAPLKHEDVQSSAGLAVQRLRSLLAHWLHSGL